CCCAGCAGCATGATCACGAACAGGAACAGCACCATGATCGCGCCCGCGTACACGATCACCTGCGTCGCCGCCAGGAACGAGGCGTTCAGGCTGGCGAAGAGCCCGGCAACACTGAGCAGCGTGCCAACCAACCCCAGCGCCGCGTGAACCGCATTCTTCGCCGCGATGGTGATGATCGCGCCCACCAGGGCCAGCGCGCCGAGGAGCATGAAGGCGATCATGGGCGGCCCCGGGTGTGGCGTGTCTTGCTCCCTCTCCCCTCGTGGGAGAGGGCCGGGGTGAGGGGGCGTGCGGCCCACTTCCCTGTCCTACCAACACATTCGGCCATCATCTCGGGTACTCCACCCCCTCCAGTTCCTGGCGCGGGCCCTGCGGCACTTGGAAGCCCAGCCGCACAGGTTTGCCCGTGCGTGCAGCTTCCCGGCGCTGGGGCAGCGAGCCCTCCACCCCGACGAGCATGTCCTCCTTGCCGTACACGAGGTCGCGGTAACGGTAGTCCGCCATCTCGAACTCGTTGCCGAGGACCACGGCGCCGGTCGGGCAGGCTTCCTCGCACAGGCCGCAGAAGATGCAGCGCAGCATGTTGATCTCGTAGACCTTCGCGTACCGCTCGCCGGGGCTGGTGGGGTTCTGCGGGTCGTTCTCGGCGGCCTCCACGTAGATCGCGTAGGCGGGGCACACGGCGGCGCACAGCGAGCAGCCGATGCACTTCTCCAGGCCGGTGCCCGGGTGGCGGGTCAGGACGTGCCGCCCGCGGAAGCGGGGTTGCAGGGTCGCGCGCTGCTCGGGGTAGCTCACCGTCACCGGCTTCTGAAAGAGCTTCCCGAGCGTGACGCCCATGCCCTTGGCGATTTCAAGAACGCCCATGTGTGGCTCCTTTGGAGGGTTGTGGGAGGTGGGTTATGGGTTGACGGGAGTTCGCTCTTTTGCTCCTCCCCCTTGAGGGGGGAGGCTGGGAGGGGGTGAGCGAGCCTGGCGCCCCTGCAAAACAGACGCACAACCCGCTGTAACCCCGCATCAGTCGCCCCCCACCGTGCGGACGGGCGCTGCCTCTCCCTCGCGCCGCTGCGTCGGCGTGTTCCACAGCGCGCGCACGCGGTCACTCAGGGCGAGAAGCAGCACGAGCCCGCCGAGGCTGAGCAGGCCGAGGAGCCACAGCCCACTGCCCCGCGCGAACGCCAGGTAAGCGGCGGTGAGCAGCGTGTTGGCGAGCGCGACGGGCAGGAGCAGCTTCCAGCCGAAGCGCATGAGCTGGTCGTAGCGCAGCCGGGGCAGCGTGGCGCGCACCCAGATGAACATGAAGAGGAAGAAGGCGATCTTGACGACCAGCCAGATGATCGGCCAGCCGGAAATGCCGGGAATCAGGCCCTCCAGGAACACCGGCCCCCGGTAGCCGCCGAAGAACAGCGTCGCCATCACGGCCGAGGCGGTGATCATGTTGACGTACTCCGCCATCTGGAAAAGCGCCCACTTGATCGCCGAATACTCGGTCAGGTATCCGGCCACGATCTCCTGCTCGGCCTCGGGCAGGTCGAAGGGCGTGCGGTTCGTCTCGGCAAAGGAGGAGACCAGGAAGAGCGCGAAGCCCAGCGACTGGAAGAGGATCAGCCAGCCGCTCACCGCCTGCCACTCCACGATCCGCACGAAGTTGGTGCTCCCCACCAGCATGAGCAGGCCCAGGATGCTCAGGCCCATGCCGAGTTCGTAGGAGATCATCTGCGCGCTCGACCGCAGGCCGCCCAGGATGGGGTACTTGGACCCCGACGCCCAGCCGCCCAGGAAGATGCCGTACACGCCCATCGAGGTGATCGCCAGCAGCGCGAGGATTCCGGCGTCGAGGTTGTACACCCAGGGGTCGGCCCCGAAGAGGGACCCGGCGGGACCAGCGGGAATGCCGCCGAACGCTGTCAGCGCCATCCCGATGGCGACGATGGGCGCGAGCGTGTACACCAGCTTGTCCGCGAGCGTGACGCTCACATCCTCCTTGAAGATGCTCTTGATCGCGTCCGCGAGGGGCTGGAGCAGACCCATAGGCCCCACCCGGTTCGGCCCCAGGCGAATCTGCATCCGGGCGAGGAG
This sequence is a window from Deinococcus aerius. Protein-coding genes within it:
- the nuoI gene encoding NADH-quinone oxidoreductase subunit NuoI, producing the protein MGVLEIAKGMGVTLGKLFQKPVTVSYPEQRATLQPRFRGRHVLTRHPGTGLEKCIGCSLCAAVCPAYAIYVEAAENDPQNPTSPGERYAKVYEINMLRCIFCGLCEEACPTGAVVLGNEFEMADYRYRDLVYGKEDMLVGVEGSLPQRREAARTGKPVRLGFQVPQGPRQELEGVEYPR
- the nuoH gene encoding NADH-quinone oxidoreductase subunit NuoH codes for the protein MPEWLVQLLITLLKGVLVAFALLTTFAYMTLIERRLLARMQIRLGPNRVGPMGLLQPLADAIKSIFKEDVSVTLADKLVYTLAPIVAIGMALTAFGGIPAGPAGSLFGADPWVYNLDAGILALLAITSMGVYGIFLGGWASGSKYPILGGLRSSAQMISYELGMGLSILGLLMLVGSTNFVRIVEWQAVSGWLILFQSLGFALFLVSSFAETNRTPFDLPEAEQEIVAGYLTEYSAIKWALFQMAEYVNMITASAVMATLFFGGYRGPVFLEGLIPGISGWPIIWLVVKIAFFLFMFIWVRATLPRLRYDQLMRFGWKLLLPVALANTLLTAAYLAFARGSGLWLLGLLSLGGLVLLLALSDRVRALWNTPTQRREGEAAPVRTVGGD